In Sciurus carolinensis chromosome 13, mSciCar1.2, whole genome shotgun sequence, a genomic segment contains:
- the Rfx8 gene encoding DNA-binding protein RFX8 isoform X3, whose product MLWKGFQPSYRSPNSKTMRMVLKNNRRVSVLKSDLHAIVNQGALDISKKALASDHEEGLESHTEMKCLSCLISLLGTSTDLGVFLNCLSSNLQAFVFQSSRSKEEFIKLAASFQLRWNFLLTAVSKAMTLCHKESFGSWHLFHLLLLEYVIHILQSYIEEEEEEEDMGNLKDMLPDDQSLIQPVPALFHPLDSPPTQECASPSAEPPWVTLKHTSQSPSPVGMSNMILRVLGFLVDATTGNKLIQVLLEDKATESAIKLSLPVGQEALITLKDGQKFVIHISDVPQSSENIYFRESNANMQDGLFE is encoded by the exons ATGCTTTGGAAGGGTTTCCAACCCTCTTACAGATCTCCAAACTCAAAG ACTATGAGAATGGTATTGAAGAATAACAGGAGAGTCAGCGTCTTGAAATCAGATCTGCATGCCATCGTCAATCAAGGTGCTTTGGATATTTCTAAGAAAGCCCTGGCGAGTGACCACGAAGAGGGACTGGAGAGCCATACAGAGATGAAAT gTTTAAGCTGTTTAATTTCTTTACTGGGAACATCAACAGATCTCGGTGTGTTCCTGAATTGTCTGTCCTCAAATCTCCAAGCCTTTGTCTTCCAG TCAAGCAGAAGCAAAGAAGAGTTCATAAAACTGGCTGCCAGCTTCCAACTACGATGGAATTTCCTTCTCACTGCTGTGAGCAAAGCCATGACCCTCTGCCACAAAGAGAGTTTTG GCTCCTGGCATCTGTTTCATCTGCTGCTTTTGGAATACGTGATTCACATACTTCAGTCATacatagaggaggaagaggaagaggaggacatgGGGAATCTCAAAGACATGCTGCCAGATGACCAGTCTCTCATCCAGCCAGTCCCGGCCCTTTTCCATCCCCTAGATTCTCCGCCAACTCAGGAGTGTGCAAGCCCAAGTGCAGAGCCACCCTGGGTGACCCTGAAACACACAAGCCAGAGCCCCAGCCCTGTGGGCATGAGCAACATGATTCTCCGGGTCCTGGGCTTCCTGGTAGACGCTACCACAGGCAATAAG CTCATCCAGGTATTGTTGGAAGACAAGGCTACTGAAAGCGCCATCAAACTCAGCCTTCCTGTGGGACAAGAGGCCCTCATAACCCTCAAAGATGGACAAAAATTTGTGATTCATATATCAGATGTACCCCAGagctctgaaaatatttatttcagagaaaGCAATGCTAATATGCAAGATGGTTTATTTGAATAG